One window from the genome of Thermaerobacter marianensis DSM 12885 encodes:
- the rplB gene encoding 50S ribosomal protein L2, whose amino-acid sequence MAIRKYKPTSPGRRQMTVLDYKQIVTRDEPEKSLVVPLKKKAGRNAQGRITVRHRGGGHKRQYRIIDFKRDKDGVPAKVASIEYDPNRTAFIALLHYADGEKRYILAPVGLKVGDTVMSGPDADIRPGNALPLRNIPVGTTVHNVELKPGKGGQLARAAGAEVQVAAKEGDYAHLRLPSGEVRLVRLECKATVGQVGNLDHENVTIGKAGRSRWLGRRPTVRGSVMNPVDHPHGGGEGKAPIGRHPVTPWGKPALGKKTRKKKPSDRLIVRRRK is encoded by the coding sequence ATGGCGATTCGCAAGTACAAGCCCACGTCGCCGGGCCGGCGCCAGATGACGGTGCTGGACTACAAGCAGATCGTCACCCGGGACGAACCGGAAAAGTCCCTGGTGGTCCCCCTGAAGAAGAAGGCGGGCCGCAACGCCCAGGGGCGGATCACCGTGCGCCACCGGGGCGGCGGGCACAAGCGGCAGTACCGCATCATCGACTTCAAGCGCGACAAGGACGGCGTGCCGGCCAAGGTGGCGTCCATCGAGTATGATCCCAACCGGACGGCCTTCATCGCCCTGCTCCACTATGCCGACGGCGAGAAGCGCTACATCCTGGCGCCCGTCGGCCTGAAGGTGGGCGACACGGTGATGTCCGGTCCCGACGCCGACATCCGGCCGGGCAACGCCCTGCCCCTGCGCAACATCCCGGTGGGCACCACGGTGCACAACGTGGAGCTCAAGCCCGGCAAGGGCGGCCAGCTGGCCCGGGCGGCGGGGGCCGAGGTGCAGGTGGCGGCCAAGGAGGGCGACTACGCCCACCTGCGCCTGCCGTCGGGCGAGGTGCGCCTGGTCCGGCTGGAGTGCAAGGCGACGGTGGGGCAGGTCGGCAACCTGGACCACGAAAACGTGACCATCGGCAAGGCCGGGCGCAGCCGCTGGCTGGGCCGCCGGCCCACGGTCCGCGGGTCGGTGATGAACCCCGTGGACCACCCCCACGGTGGTGGTGAGGGCAAGGCGCCCATCGGCCGCCATCCCGTGACCCCGTGGGGCAAGCCCGCTCTGGGCAAGAAGACGCGCAAGAAGAAGCCCTCCGACCGCCTGATCGTCCGGCGGCGCAAGTAA
- the rplW gene encoding 50S ribosomal protein L23 encodes MTDPRDIILRPVITEKSMQQLAENKYTFLVHPKANKTMIKRAVEEIFKVRVRKVNTVKVRGKLRRVGRYAGYQPDAKKAIVTLAEGHRIKEFFEDVS; translated from the coding sequence ATCACCGATCCCCGCGACATCATCCTGCGCCCGGTGATCACCGAGAAGAGCATGCAGCAGCTGGCGGAGAACAAGTACACCTTTCTCGTGCACCCGAAGGCCAACAAGACGATGATCAAGCGGGCCGTGGAAGAGATCTTCAAGGTACGGGTGCGCAAGGTGAACACCGTCAAGGTGCGGGGCAAGCTCCGCCGGGTGGGCCGCTATGCCGGCTACCAGCCGGACGCCAAGAAGGCCATCGTGACCCTGGCGGAAGGTCACCGCATCAAGGAATTCTTCGAGGACGTGTCCTGA
- the rplD gene encoding 50S ribosomal protein L4: MPRVAVYNTRGERVGEIELSETVFGAPVREALMHQAVVRYLANQRRGTAATKTRGMVSGGGRKPWRQKGTGRARQGSIRAPHWRKGGIVFGPQPRDYSQALPKKARRAALRSALSAKVADGELIVLEGLKELGLERPRTREVAALIERLDLDGKRPLFVLAEPDPTLYLSARNLPGVDTETVDRLNVYKVLRHGHVVLAREAVDRVEEVLGA; this comes from the coding sequence ATGCCAAGGGTGGCGGTGTATAACACCCGGGGCGAGCGGGTCGGGGAGATCGAGCTGAGCGAGACGGTCTTCGGTGCGCCGGTGCGGGAGGCCCTGATGCACCAGGCCGTGGTGCGCTACCTGGCCAACCAGCGGCGCGGCACGGCGGCCACCAAGACGCGGGGCATGGTCTCCGGCGGCGGCCGCAAGCCGTGGCGCCAGAAGGGCACCGGCCGGGCCCGCCAGGGCAGCATCCGCGCCCCCCACTGGCGCAAGGGCGGCATCGTCTTCGGTCCCCAGCCGCGGGACTACAGCCAGGCCCTGCCCAAGAAGGCGCGGCGGGCCGCCCTGCGGTCGGCCCTGTCGGCCAAGGTGGCCGACGGCGAGCTCATCGTCCTGGAAGGCTTGAAGGAACTGGGCCTCGAGCGCCCCCGCACCCGGGAGGTGGCGGCGCTGATCGAGCGCCTGGACCTGGACGGCAAGCGGCCGCTGTTCGTCCTGGCGGAACCCGATCCGACCCTGTACCTGTCGGCGCGCAACCTGCCCGGCGTCGACACCGAGACGGTGGACCGGCTCAACGTGTACAAGGTGCTGCGGCACGGTCACGTGGTGCTGGCCCGGGAAGCCGTGGACCGGGTGGAGGAGGTGCTGGGGGCATGA
- the rplC gene encoding 50S ribosomal protein L3: MGVGLLGRKLGMTQIFDDEGRAVPVTVIQAGPCVVVQTRTEERDGYRAVQLGFGEVKPSKVNKPMAGHFRKAGVAPVKVLREFRLEGDDEPLPEVGQQLTVELFKAGEYVDVTGTSKGKGFLGPIARHGFGRGPMSHGSKYHRGPGSLGPSTYPARVFKGRRMAGRTGAERVTVRGLQVVRVDPERNLLLVKGAVPGPRGSVVAIRKTNVPRKSRPA, from the coding sequence ATGGGCGTCGGCCTGTTGGGTCGCAAGCTGGGAATGACGCAGATCTTCGACGACGAGGGCCGGGCGGTGCCCGTCACCGTCATCCAGGCCGGGCCCTGCGTGGTGGTCCAGACCCGCACCGAGGAGCGGGACGGCTACCGGGCCGTGCAGCTGGGCTTCGGTGAGGTCAAGCCGAGCAAGGTGAACAAGCCGATGGCGGGCCACTTCCGCAAGGCCGGGGTTGCCCCGGTGAAGGTGTTGCGGGAGTTCCGGCTGGAGGGCGACGACGAGCCCCTGCCGGAGGTGGGCCAGCAGCTGACCGTGGAGCTCTTCAAGGCCGGCGAATACGTGGACGTGACGGGGACCTCCAAGGGCAAGGGCTTTTTGGGCCCCATCGCCCGGCACGGGTTCGGCCGCGGCCCCATGAGCCACGGCTCCAAGTACCACCGGGGTCCGGGCTCCCTCGGCCCCTCCACCTACCCCGCGCGGGTGTTCAAGGGCCGCCGGATGGCGGGCCGCACCGGCGCGGAGCGGGTGACGGTGCGGGGCCTGCAGGTGGTGCGGGTTGATCCCGAACGCAACCTGCTGCTGGTCAAAGGCGCCGTTCCCGGGCCGCGGGGCAGCGTGGTCGCCATCCGCAAGACCAACGTGCCGCGCAAGTCGCGGCCGGCGTGA
- the rpsJ gene encoding 30S ribosomal protein S10, producing MARQKIRIKLRAFDHGVLDQSADKIVETARRTGAKISGPVPLPTERSVFTVLTAPNGEKDHREQFEMRTHKRLIDIIDPTPKTIDALRRVDLPAGVDIEIKL from the coding sequence ATGGCCCGGCAAAAGATCCGCATCAAGCTGCGGGCGTTCGACCACGGCGTGCTCGACCAATCGGCCGACAAGATCGTGGAGACGGCGCGGCGCACGGGGGCGAAGATCTCCGGCCCCGTGCCGCTGCCTACGGAGCGCAGCGTGTTCACGGTCCTCACCGCTCCCAACGGCGAGAAGGACCACCGCGAGCAGTTCGAGATGCGCACGCACAAGCGCCTGATCGACATCATCGACCCGACGCCCAAGACCATCGACGCCTTGCGGCGGGTCGACCTGCCCGCCGGCGTGGACATCGAAATCAAGCTCTGA
- the fusA gene encoding elongation factor G — MPREYPLERTRNIGIAAHIDAGKTTTTERILYYTGRVHRMGEVHEGAATMDWMVQEQERGITITSAATTCFWRDHRINIIDTPGHVDFTVEVERSLRVLDGVIAIFAARGGVEPQSETVWRQANKYRVPRIAFVNKMDVVGANFFRVLDQMRERLGANPVAIQLPIGVEDSFRGIVDLVEMKAIFYRDELGTRYEAEEIPADMQEQAQEYREKLLEAVAEIDEELMMKYLEGEAISTEEIRAALRKGTVNLQLVPVLCGSAYRNKGVQLLLDAVVDYLPSPLDIAAVRGSDPKTGQETERKVSDDEPFSALVFKIMTDPYVGKLAFFRVYSGHLKAGSYVYNSNKGRQERIGRIVRMHANHREEVDEVWTGDIAAAVGLKDTITGETLCDPNAPIVLESMEFPEPVISVAIEPKTQADQDKLGESLNKLAEEDPTFRVHTDEETGQTIISGMGELHLEIIVDRLMREFKVQANVGKPQVAYKETITRPARAEGKYIRQTGGRGQYGHVVLEIEPLEPGAGFEFVNKIVGGVVPKEYIPAVEAGVREAMQNGILAGYPVLDVRVALVDGSYHEVDSSEMAFKIAGSMGFRNAALQAGPVLLEPIMKVEVVVPETYMGDVIGDINARRGRVEGMEPEAGGLQVIRAMVPLAEMFGYATDLRSKTQGRGTYTMQFSHYEQVPRNIADQIVEARGDRAKAAR, encoded by the coding sequence ATGCCCCGGGAGTACCCCCTGGAGCGGACGCGCAACATCGGGATCGCCGCCCACATCGACGCGGGCAAGACGACCACCACGGAGCGCATCCTGTACTACACGGGACGCGTTCACCGCATGGGCGAGGTGCACGAAGGCGCCGCCACCATGGACTGGATGGTGCAGGAGCAGGAGCGTGGCATCACCATCACCTCCGCCGCCACCACCTGCTTCTGGCGGGACCACCGGATCAACATCATCGATACGCCCGGGCACGTGGACTTCACGGTCGAGGTGGAGCGCTCCCTGCGCGTGCTGGACGGGGTGATCGCGATCTTCGCCGCCCGTGGCGGCGTCGAGCCCCAGTCCGAGACGGTGTGGCGCCAGGCCAACAAGTACCGGGTTCCCCGGATCGCCTTCGTCAACAAGATGGACGTGGTGGGAGCCAACTTCTTCCGCGTCCTGGACCAGATGCGGGAGCGGCTGGGCGCCAACCCCGTGGCCATTCAGCTGCCCATCGGGGTGGAGGACAGTTTCCGCGGCATCGTCGACCTGGTGGAGATGAAGGCCATCTTCTACCGGGACGAACTGGGCACCCGCTACGAGGCCGAGGAGATCCCGGCCGACATGCAGGAGCAGGCCCAGGAGTACCGGGAGAAGCTGCTGGAGGCCGTGGCCGAAATCGACGAGGAACTCATGATGAAGTACCTGGAGGGCGAGGCGATCTCCACCGAGGAGATCCGTGCCGCCCTGCGCAAGGGCACGGTCAACCTGCAGCTGGTGCCGGTGCTCTGCGGCTCCGCCTACCGGAACAAGGGCGTGCAGCTCTTGCTGGACGCCGTGGTCGACTACCTGCCCTCGCCCCTGGACATCGCCGCCGTGCGGGGCAGCGACCCCAAGACGGGCCAGGAGACGGAGCGCAAGGTCAGCGACGACGAGCCCTTCTCCGCCCTGGTCTTCAAGATCATGACGGACCCGTACGTGGGCAAGCTGGCCTTCTTCCGGGTCTACTCCGGTCACCTCAAGGCGGGTAGCTACGTCTACAACAGCAACAAGGGGCGGCAGGAGCGCATCGGGCGCATCGTGCGGATGCACGCCAACCACCGGGAAGAGGTGGACGAGGTCTGGACCGGCGACATCGCCGCCGCCGTCGGCCTGAAGGACACCATCACCGGCGAGACCCTGTGCGACCCCAACGCGCCCATCGTGCTGGAGTCCATGGAGTTCCCCGAGCCGGTGATCTCCGTGGCCATCGAGCCCAAGACCCAGGCCGACCAGGACAAGTTGGGCGAGTCGCTCAACAAGCTGGCGGAAGAGGACCCGACCTTCCGCGTCCACACCGACGAGGAGACCGGCCAGACCATCATCTCGGGCATGGGCGAGTTGCACCTGGAGATCATCGTCGATCGCCTGATGCGGGAGTTCAAGGTGCAGGCCAACGTGGGCAAGCCCCAGGTGGCCTACAAGGAGACCATCACCCGGCCGGCCCGGGCCGAGGGCAAGTACATCCGCCAGACCGGCGGCCGCGGCCAGTACGGCCACGTGGTGCTGGAGATCGAGCCGCTGGAGCCGGGCGCCGGGTTCGAGTTCGTCAACAAGATCGTCGGCGGCGTGGTGCCCAAGGAGTACATCCCGGCGGTGGAAGCCGGCGTGCGGGAGGCCATGCAGAACGGCATCCTGGCCGGCTACCCCGTGCTGGACGTGCGGGTCGCCCTGGTGGACGGCTCGTACCACGAGGTCGACTCGTCGGAGATGGCCTTCAAGATCGCGGGCTCCATGGGCTTCCGCAATGCCGCCCTGCAGGCGGGGCCGGTGCTGCTGGAGCCCATCATGAAGGTCGAGGTCGTGGTGCCCGAGACCTACATGGGCGACGTCATCGGCGACATCAACGCCCGGCGCGGCCGGGTGGAGGGCATGGAGCCCGAGGCGGGCGGGCTGCAGGTGATCCGCGCCATGGTGCCGCTGGCGGAGATGTTCGGCTACGCCACGGACCTGCGGTCCAAGACCCAGGGGCGCGGGACGTACACCATGCAGTTCAGCCACTACGAGCAGGTGCCCCGGAACATCGCCGACCAGATCGTGGAGGCGCGGGGCGACCGGGCCAAGGCTGCACGGTGA
- the rpsG gene encoding 30S ribosomal protein S7 — protein sequence MPRRGRVPRRPVEPDPVYGSERVARLINKVMWDGKKSLAQRIVYQAFERIRAKTGRDPLEVFEQAVRNTMPALEVRPRRVGGATYQVPLEVRPERRLSLALRWIVEYARQRNERTMVERLANELMDAANNTGGAVRRKEEVHRMAEANRAFAHYRW from the coding sequence ATGCCCAGGCGAGGCAGGGTGCCACGGCGCCCGGTGGAGCCGGATCCCGTCTACGGCAGCGAGCGGGTGGCCCGGCTCATCAACAAGGTGATGTGGGACGGCAAGAAGAGCCTGGCGCAGCGCATCGTCTACCAGGCCTTCGAGCGGATTCGGGCCAAGACGGGGCGGGATCCCCTGGAGGTCTTCGAGCAGGCGGTGCGCAACACCATGCCGGCCCTGGAAGTGCGGCCGCGGCGCGTGGGCGGCGCCACCTACCAGGTGCCGCTGGAGGTGCGGCCGGAGCGGCGGCTCTCCCTGGCGCTGCGGTGGATCGTCGAATACGCACGCCAGCGCAACGAGCGCACCATGGTGGAGCGCCTGGCCAATGAATTGATGGACGCGGCCAACAATACCGGTGGTGCCGTGCGGCGGAAGGAAGAGGTCCACCGCATGGCGGAAGCCAACCGCGCCTTCGCCCACTACCGCTGGTAA
- the rpsL gene encoding 30S ribosomal protein S12: protein MPTINQLVRKGRQRVTRRTGAPALRGNPQKRGVCLQVRTTTPKKPNSALRKIARVRLTNGVEVTAYIPGEGHNLQEHSVVLVHGGRVKDLPGVRYQIIRGALDAAGVEKRRQGRSKYGAKRPKS, encoded by the coding sequence ATGCCGACGATCAACCAGCTGGTGCGCAAGGGGCGCCAGCGGGTGACTCGCCGGACGGGTGCGCCGGCGTTGCGGGGCAACCCCCAGAAGCGCGGCGTGTGCCTGCAGGTGCGCACCACGACGCCCAAGAAGCCCAACTCCGCCTTGCGGAAGATCGCCCGGGTGCGCCTGACCAACGGCGTCGAGGTGACGGCCTACATCCCCGGTGAGGGCCACAACCTCCAGGAGCACTCGGTGGTGCTGGTCCACGGCGGTCGCGTCAAGGACCTTCCGGGCGTGCGCTACCAGATCATCCGCGGCGCGCTGGACGCGGCCGGCGTGGAGAAGCGCCGCCAGGGGCGGTCCAAGTACGGGGCCAAGCGGCCCAAGTCCTGA
- a CDS encoding ribosomal L7Ae/L30e/S12e/Gadd45 family protein — protein sequence MSLDRLRAARRRTVGTKQTLKAVLKGEARRVYVARDAEPHVVRDLVQACQARGVELEYVDTMRELGSACRIKVGAASAAILEE from the coding sequence ATGTCCCTGGATCGCCTGCGGGCGGCCCGGCGCCGCACCGTCGGCACCAAGCAGACCCTCAAGGCGGTCTTGAAGGGCGAGGCGCGGCGGGTCTACGTGGCCCGTGACGCCGAACCCCATGTGGTGCGCGACCTGGTGCAGGCGTGCCAGGCCCGCGGCGTGGAGCTGGAGTACGTCGACACCATGCGCGAGTTGGGAAGCGCATGCCGGATCAAGGTCGGGGCCGCTTCCGCCGCCATCCTCGAGGAGTGA
- the rpoC gene encoding DNA-directed RNA polymerase subunit beta', which produces MKTIESFQDRIGDGLAQDVNHFDAIRISLASPEKIREWSKGEVKKPETINYRTLKPERDGLFCERIFGPTKDWECHCGKYKRVRYKGIICDRCGVEVTQSKVRRERMGHIELAAPVCHIWYFKGIPSRLGLLLDMSPRALERVLYFAAYVVIDPGETALMEKQLLTEAEYREAREKYGNAFRAGMGAEAVKELLERIDLDELAEELRAEIRNSSGQRRLRAVRRLEVVEAFRKSGNDPTWMILEAIPVIPPDLRPMVQLDGGRFATSDLNDLYRRVINRNNRLKRLLDLGAPDIIVRNEKRMLQEAVDALIDNGRRGRPVTGPGNRPLKSLSDMLKGKQGRFRQNLLGKRVDYSGRSVIVVGPRLKMHQCGLPKEMALELFKPFVMKRLVQLGYAHNIKSAKRMVERVRDEVWDVLEEVIKEHPVLLNRAPTLHRLGIQAFEPVLVEGRAIQIHPLVCTAYNADFDGDQMAVHVPLSAEAQAEARVLMMSIHNLLNPKDGKPVVTPTQDMVLGSFYLTLEREGAKGEGRIFSSADEVILAYQLKQVEVHARIKARVQTAEGRKLIETTVGRVIFNEALPVELRFINELIDKKKLGDIVAESFRRLGYAKTVEMLDAIKELGFHFATQAGASIAIGDVKIPEQKAQYIAEAEAQVEQVESQYRRGLISAEERYQKIIDIWNKTKDKVTQELTRVLDYFNPVYMMAISGARGNLTQIAQLGGMRGLMTDPSGRIIEQPVRSNFREGLTVLEYFTSTHGARKGLADTALRTADSGYLTRRLVDVSQDVIVREEDCGTTEGITVSEIRDGEEVIESLQDRIVGRIAVRDIVHPETGEVIVPAGEEIDEDRAQAIADAGIESVEIRSVLACRSRYGVCARCYGRDLATGKMVSIGEAVGTIAAQSIGEPGTQLTMRTFHTGGVAGEDITQGLPRVEELFEARKPKGQAVMTEVGGTVKVVETKQRREVRVIADDGTWEAYTVPFGARLLVRDGDRVEPGDVLTEGPINPHDILKVKGVQAVQLYLLQEVQKVYRMQGVDINDKHIEIIIRQMMRKVKVEDAGDTDLLPGGLVDMFELEEANAQLPEGARPAVARPVLLGITKAALATESFLSAASFQETTRVLTEAAIKGKTDPLLGLKENVIIGKLIPAGTGMSRYRRMQILVEGKSEREIMAQARRPETLAARALGEDGTGTAEGGGAGLDGAVNGHVVPEALAAGADGAAPQDQATGATPGTGAYGMGDGAAALDGYEQDGATAGDEGLALAAGNGVAGDGGEGSDEPAAGAAPGDGEDAGEA; this is translated from the coding sequence ATGAAGACCATCGAGAGCTTCCAGGACCGCATCGGCGACGGGCTTGCCCAGGACGTCAACCACTTTGACGCCATCCGCATCAGCCTGGCCTCGCCCGAGAAGATCCGCGAGTGGTCCAAGGGCGAGGTGAAGAAGCCCGAGACCATCAACTACCGCACCCTGAAGCCGGAGCGGGACGGCCTCTTCTGCGAGCGGATCTTCGGCCCGACCAAGGACTGGGAGTGCCACTGCGGCAAGTACAAGCGGGTGCGCTACAAGGGCATCATCTGCGACCGCTGCGGCGTCGAGGTGACCCAGTCCAAGGTGCGGCGCGAGCGCATGGGCCACATCGAGCTGGCCGCGCCCGTCTGCCACATCTGGTACTTCAAGGGCATCCCCTCGCGCCTGGGCCTGCTGCTGGACATGTCGCCCCGGGCCCTGGAACGGGTGCTGTACTTCGCCGCCTACGTGGTCATCGACCCCGGCGAGACGGCGTTGATGGAGAAGCAGCTGCTGACCGAGGCGGAATACCGCGAGGCGCGGGAGAAGTACGGCAACGCCTTCCGGGCGGGCATGGGCGCCGAGGCGGTCAAGGAGCTGCTGGAGCGCATCGACCTGGACGAACTGGCCGAGGAGCTCCGGGCCGAGATCCGCAACTCCAGCGGGCAGCGGCGGCTGCGGGCCGTCCGGCGCCTGGAGGTGGTGGAGGCCTTCCGCAAGTCGGGCAACGACCCCACCTGGATGATCCTGGAGGCCATCCCGGTGATCCCGCCCGACCTGCGGCCCATGGTGCAGCTGGACGGCGGACGGTTTGCCACCTCCGACCTCAACGACCTGTACCGGCGGGTGATCAACCGCAACAACCGCCTCAAGCGCCTGCTGGACCTGGGCGCGCCGGACATCATCGTCCGCAACGAGAAGCGCATGCTCCAGGAGGCCGTGGACGCCCTCATCGACAACGGGCGCCGCGGCCGGCCGGTGACGGGTCCCGGCAACCGGCCCCTGAAGTCGCTGTCCGACATGCTGAAGGGCAAGCAGGGCCGGTTCCGCCAGAACCTGCTGGGCAAGCGCGTGGACTACTCCGGCCGCTCGGTCATCGTGGTGGGCCCGCGCCTGAAGATGCACCAGTGCGGGCTGCCCAAGGAGATGGCGCTGGAGCTCTTCAAGCCCTTCGTCATGAAGCGGCTGGTGCAGCTGGGCTATGCCCACAACATCAAGAGCGCCAAGCGCATGGTGGAGCGGGTGCGGGACGAGGTCTGGGACGTGCTGGAGGAGGTCATCAAGGAGCACCCGGTATTGCTGAACCGGGCGCCGACCCTGCACCGGCTGGGCATCCAGGCCTTCGAGCCCGTGCTGGTGGAAGGCCGCGCCATCCAGATCCACCCGCTGGTCTGCACGGCGTACAACGCCGACTTCGACGGCGACCAGATGGCCGTCCACGTGCCCCTCTCGGCTGAAGCCCAGGCCGAGGCGCGGGTGCTCATGATGTCGATCCACAACCTGCTGAACCCCAAGGACGGCAAGCCCGTGGTGACGCCTACCCAGGACATGGTGCTGGGCTCGTTCTACCTGACCCTGGAGCGGGAGGGCGCCAAGGGCGAGGGCCGCATCTTCAGCTCCGCCGACGAGGTGATCCTGGCCTACCAGCTCAAGCAGGTGGAGGTCCACGCCCGCATCAAGGCGCGGGTGCAGACGGCCGAGGGCCGCAAGCTGATCGAGACCACCGTCGGCCGGGTGATCTTCAACGAGGCCTTGCCGGTGGAGCTGCGGTTCATCAACGAGCTGATCGACAAGAAAAAGCTGGGCGACATCGTGGCCGAGAGCTTCCGCCGGCTGGGTTACGCCAAGACGGTGGAGATGCTGGACGCCATCAAGGAACTGGGCTTCCACTTCGCCACCCAGGCCGGTGCCAGCATCGCCATCGGCGACGTCAAGATCCCGGAGCAGAAGGCCCAGTACATCGCCGAGGCCGAGGCCCAGGTGGAGCAGGTCGAAAGCCAGTACCGGCGCGGTCTGATCAGCGCCGAGGAGCGCTACCAGAAGATCATCGACATCTGGAACAAGACGAAGGACAAGGTGACCCAGGAGCTCACCCGGGTGCTGGACTACTTCAACCCGGTGTACATGATGGCCATCTCCGGCGCCCGCGGTAACCTGACCCAGATCGCCCAGCTGGGCGGCATGCGTGGTCTGATGACCGACCCGTCGGGGCGGATCATCGAGCAGCCGGTGCGCTCCAACTTCCGCGAGGGCCTGACGGTGCTGGAGTACTTCACCTCGACCCACGGCGCCCGCAAGGGCCTGGCGGACACGGCGCTGCGCACCGCCGACTCGGGTTATCTGACCCGGCGCCTGGTGGACGTGTCCCAGGACGTCATCGTCCGCGAGGAGGACTGCGGCACCACCGAGGGCATCACCGTCTCGGAGATCCGCGACGGCGAGGAGGTCATCGAGTCGCTGCAGGACCGCATCGTCGGCCGCATCGCCGTTCGCGACATCGTGCACCCCGAGACGGGTGAGGTGATCGTCCCGGCGGGCGAGGAGATCGACGAGGACCGGGCGCAGGCCATCGCCGATGCCGGCATCGAGTCGGTGGAGATCCGGTCGGTGCTGGCCTGCCGCTCCCGGTACGGGGTGTGCGCCCGCTGCTACGGCCGCGACCTGGCTACGGGCAAGATGGTCAGCATCGGCGAGGCCGTGGGGACCATCGCGGCCCAGTCCATCGGGGAACCCGGCACGCAGCTGACCATGCGGACCTTCCACACGGGCGGCGTGGCCGGCGAGGACATCACCCAGGGTCTGCCCCGGGTGGAGGAGCTGTTCGAGGCGCGCAAGCCCAAGGGCCAGGCGGTGATGACCGAGGTCGGCGGCACCGTCAAGGTGGTGGAGACCAAGCAGCGGCGGGAGGTGCGGGTGATCGCCGACGACGGCACCTGGGAGGCCTATACGGTGCCCTTCGGCGCGCGCCTGCTGGTGCGGGACGGCGACCGGGTGGAACCCGGCGACGTGCTGACGGAGGGGCCCATCAACCCCCACGACATCCTCAAGGTCAAGGGCGTGCAGGCGGTCCAGCTCTATCTGCTGCAGGAAGTCCAGAAGGTCTACCGCATGCAGGGCGTGGACATCAACGACAAGCACATCGAGATCATCATCCGGCAGATGATGCGGAAGGTGAAGGTGGAGGACGCCGGCGACACCGACCTGTTGCCGGGCGGCCTGGTGGACATGTTCGAGCTGGAAGAGGCCAACGCCCAGCTGCCCGAAGGGGCGCGGCCGGCGGTGGCGCGGCCCGTCCTGCTGGGCATCACCAAGGCGGCGCTGGCGACCGAGTCCTTCCTGTCGGCGGCCTCCTTCCAGGAGACCACCCGCGTCCTGACGGAGGCGGCCATCAAGGGCAAGACCGACCCGCTGCTGGGACTCAAGGAGAACGTGATCATCGGCAAGCTGATCCCCGCCGGCACGGGCATGAGCCGCTACCGGCGCATGCAGATCCTGGTGGAGGGCAAGTCCGAGCGGGAGATCATGGCCCAGGCGCGGCGACCCGAAACCCTGGCCGCCCGCGCCCTGGGTGAAGACGGCACCGGTACGGCGGAGGGCGGCGGCGCGGGCCTGGACGGGGCCGTCAACGGGCACGTGGTCCCCGAGGCGCTGGCGGCCGGCGCCGACGGTGCGGCCCCGCAGGATCAGGCCACCGGTGCGACGCCCGGCACGGGCGCCTACGGCATGGGCGACGGGGCCGCCGCCCTGGACGGATATGAGCAGGACGGGGCCACGGCGGGCGACGAAGGCCTGGCCTTGGCGGCCGGTAACGGCGTGGCCGGAGACGGCGGCGAAGGGTCGGACGAACCGGCCGCCGGTGCCGCCCCGGGCGACGGCGAGGATGCCGGGGAAGCCTGA